In the genome of Neoarius graeffei isolate fNeoGra1 chromosome 27, fNeoGra1.pri, whole genome shotgun sequence, one region contains:
- the vstm2b gene encoding V-set and transmembrane domain-containing protein 2B has product MELRRLYCLILNTPLLLYGEAAFTEVPTDVSVCEGEDVEMPCAFRAVGVSPFALEIQWWYLKEATPRDTHENTHTGNRAKVAPRDATKISTVRVQGNAISHKLSLSQVGKEDEGVYECRVSNLYSDDTQDFKVQATLRVTPKDSMLAEEAVSHIQNRWTLKSAARATNEPDQGKNHTIPPSSSPSTLTTASTHTANASNRQQHKTGSVAMVTVEPLMCIMLLIFYMVF; this is encoded by the exons ATGGAGCTGCGGAGGCTTTACTGTCTCATCCTCAACACACCGTTACTGCTGTATGGAGAGG ctgCCTTCACTGAAGTGCCCAcagatgtgagtgtgtgtgagggtgaggaCGTGGAGATGCCGTGTGCGTTTCGTGCCGTTGGTGTGTCTCCGTTTGCTCTGGAGATTCAGTGGTGGTACCTAAAGGAGGCGACTCCACGGGACACACATGAAAACACGCATACAGGCAACCGagccaag GTTGCTCCCAGAGACGCCACTAAGATCAGT ACGGTGCGTGTGCAGGGAAATGCCATCTCCCACAAGCTCAGCCTGTCCCAGGTGGGGAAGGAGGATGAGGGGGTGTATGAGTGTCGTGTGTCAAATTTATACTCAGATGACACACAAGACTTTAAAGTGCAGGCGACGCTTCGCGTGACGCCAAAGGACAGCATGCTCGCTGAGGAGGCTGTGTCTCATATCCAGAACCGCTGGACATTAAAGAGTGCAGCACGAGCCACTAACGAACCGGATCAGGGAAAGAACCACACAATCCCTCCATCATCGTCACCATCAACCCTTACCACGGCCTCAACACACACTGCTAACGCCTCCAACAGACAGCAGCACAAGACCG